The Vulgatibacter sp. genome window below encodes:
- a CDS encoding terminase large subunit: MGHAHPHVEKAHRYARDVVAGKIPASKWTRLACERHLRDLQRSKYSGSPFRFDPKLAERPCQFAELLPHVKGDWARGIPGDPESTLIRLEPWQCFILCSIFGWVNRKTGLRRFRKVYIEVPRKNGKSVIAAVIGLYMLVADGEVGAEVYCGATKEKQALEVFKPAHAMVRKTPDLVEAFGVEHPKSQLLVPGTESRFEPVVGNPGDGASPSCAIVDEFHEHRDEKLYSTMLTGMGARRQPLLLVITTAGYNIEGPCYQLNRDVREILEERAEGEETFAIIYTIDEGDDWTSEEALKKANPNFGVSVYAEFLRSEQREAELSARKANAFKTKHLNVWVASRAGWMNMQAWAACGDEKRTLADFKGKPCFIGVDLAHKRDIASLVFVFPELRPASRKGKETHEPHYVVFGKYFLPEAQVRDPANKRYLAWFEAGLIIETDGDATDYETVEEELLAALAFEIQQAAFDPWSAMQFSQRMEKAGIPMVELGMNAKNLSEPMKTLEALVFSKRLHHNGDPVLTWQMSNVEVKEDARGNIYPRKPRADSKIDGAVALITAMNRALLYEPPPPLLINSFTEEDLIL; encoded by the coding sequence ATGGGGCACGCACACCCGCACGTCGAGAAGGCGCACCGCTACGCGCGTGACGTGGTGGCGGGGAAGATCCCCGCGTCGAAGTGGACGCGCCTCGCCTGCGAGCGCCACCTCCGCGACCTGCAGCGCTCGAAGTACTCGGGCAGCCCGTTCCGCTTCGACCCGAAGCTAGCCGAGCGGCCCTGCCAGTTCGCCGAGCTCCTGCCGCACGTCAAAGGCGATTGGGCGCGCGGCATCCCAGGGGATCCGGAGAGCACGCTCATCCGGCTCGAGCCGTGGCAGTGCTTCATCCTCTGCTCGATCTTCGGATGGGTGAACCGGAAGACCGGCCTGCGCCGCTTCCGGAAGGTCTACATCGAGGTCCCGCGAAAGAACGGCAAGTCGGTCATCGCCGCGGTGATCGGCCTCTACATGCTCGTCGCCGACGGCGAGGTGGGCGCCGAGGTCTACTGCGGCGCGACGAAGGAGAAGCAGGCCCTCGAGGTCTTCAAGCCGGCGCACGCCATGGTGCGCAAGACACCGGACCTGGTGGAGGCCTTCGGCGTCGAGCACCCGAAGTCCCAGCTCCTGGTGCCTGGCACGGAGAGCCGCTTCGAGCCGGTGGTGGGCAACCCGGGTGACGGCGCCTCGCCGAGCTGCGCGATCGTCGACGAGTTCCACGAGCACCGCGACGAGAAGCTCTACAGCACCATGCTCACCGGCATGGGTGCTCGTCGGCAGCCGCTGCTCCTGGTGATCACCACCGCCGGCTACAACATCGAGGGCCCCTGCTACCAGCTGAACCGGGACGTCCGGGAGATCCTCGAGGAGCGGGCCGAGGGCGAAGAGACCTTCGCGATCATCTACACGATCGACGAAGGCGACGACTGGACCTCGGAGGAAGCGCTCAAGAAGGCGAACCCCAACTTCGGGGTCTCGGTCTACGCCGAGTTCCTCCGGAGCGAGCAGAGGGAAGCGGAGCTCTCCGCCCGGAAGGCGAACGCCTTCAAAACGAAGCACCTCAACGTCTGGGTGGCCTCGAGGGCGGGCTGGATGAACATGCAGGCCTGGGCCGCCTGCGGCGATGAGAAGCGGACGCTGGCGGACTTCAAGGGCAAGCCCTGCTTCATCGGCGTCGACCTCGCGCACAAGCGCGACATCGCCTCGCTCGTCTTCGTCTTCCCCGAGCTCCGGCCGGCGAGCCGGAAGGGCAAGGAGACGCACGAGCCGCACTACGTGGTTTTCGGGAAGTACTTCCTCCCCGAGGCCCAGGTGCGCGACCCGGCGAACAAGCGCTACCTCGCGTGGTTCGAGGCCGGCCTCATCATCGAGACGGACGGCGACGCGACCGACTACGAGACCGTGGAGGAGGAGCTCCTCGCCGCGCTGGCCTTCGAGATCCAGCAGGCAGCCTTCGACCCGTGGTCCGCGATGCAATTCTCGCAGCGGATGGAGAAGGCCGGGATCCCGATGGTGGAGCTCGGCATGAACGCGAAGAACCTCTCCGAGCCGATGAAGACCCTCGAGGCGCTCGTCTTCTCGAAGAGGCTCCACCACAACGGCGATCCCGTCCTCACCTGGCAGATGTCGAACGTCGAGGTGAAGGAGGATGCGCGCGGGAACATCTACCCGCGGAAGCCCCGGGCCGACTCGAAGATCGACGGCGCCGTGGCGCTGATCACCGCGATGAACCGCGCGCTGCTCTACGAGCCGCCGCCGCCACTGCTCATCAACTCGTTCACCGAGGAAGACCTGATCCTATGA
- a CDS encoding phage terminase small subunit P27 family has translation MGQGRKPDPPKLRALKGGKAEAKAKAKTAARKAKAAAALKAPARIPAPPPELDEEERGYFDLIVGRLVEEELASSSHTEVIAIAAKRMAEIVALSAEIKENGFTYWAESSSEDGAPLLKANPAVRMRSEAQRHLHSLLVELGLTPVAQSKVGAGVPKGKPDNPFARFLGAGR, from the coding sequence ATGGGGCAGGGACGCAAGCCGGACCCGCCGAAGCTGCGGGCGCTGAAGGGCGGCAAGGCCGAGGCGAAGGCCAAGGCCAAGACCGCCGCGCGCAAGGCGAAGGCCGCGGCCGCCCTCAAGGCGCCGGCACGGATCCCGGCGCCGCCGCCCGAGCTCGACGAGGAAGAGCGCGGGTACTTCGACCTGATCGTGGGCCGCCTGGTGGAGGAGGAACTCGCTTCCTCCTCGCACACCGAGGTGATCGCCATCGCTGCCAAGCGGATGGCGGAGATCGTCGCCCTCTCGGCGGAGATCAAGGAGAACGGCTTCACCTATTGGGCGGAGAGCTCAAGTGAGGACGGGGCGCCGCTGCTGAAGGCGAACCCCGCGGTCCGCATGCGGAGCGAGGCCCAGCGCCACCTGCACTCGCTGCTGGTGGAGCTCGGCCTCACCCCGGTGGCGCAGAGCAAGGTCGGAGCGGGGGTGCCGAAGGGGAAGCCCGACAACCCCTTCGCGCGATTCCTCGGGGCAGGCCGATGA
- a CDS encoding helix-turn-helix domain-containing protein — MSAVRVITITADELREIIREELRAAQAAPAAAPPSRDGYLSVPAAAKYASVSAETIRDWIASGRLPRRKAGRHYRVSRDDLDRVLSERPSGPQPVDLRDRTVEIIRRARG, encoded by the coding sequence ATGAGCGCAGTCCGGGTGATCACCATCACCGCCGACGAGCTGCGGGAGATCATCCGGGAGGAGCTGCGCGCGGCCCAGGCTGCGCCGGCTGCCGCCCCGCCCTCTCGCGACGGCTACCTCTCCGTCCCCGCGGCGGCCAAGTACGCCAGCGTCAGCGCCGAGACGATCCGCGACTGGATCGCCAGCGGTCGCCTCCCTCGCCGGAAGGCCGGGCGGCACTACCGCGTGAGCCGGGACGACCTGGATCGGGTGCTCTCCGAGCGGCCGAGCGGGCCCCAGCCGGTTGACCTGCGCGATCGCACCGTGGAGATCATCCGCCGCGCGAGGGGGTGA
- a CDS encoding helix-turn-helix domain-containing protein — MAYGIPCAPCLTREYGLSYFAPVRKRTTASSLGERILSLRTDLGLSVRDVAKRGGVSHSIVHGLERGWQQSTSVERLNRIAKGLGVTLAVLIGVEEGDRIAS; from the coding sequence GTGGCGTACGGCATTCCGTGCGCACCCTGCTTGACGAGAGAGTACGGACTTTCGTACTTTGCGCCGGTGAGAAAGCGAACCACTGCAAGCAGTCTCGGCGAGCGGATCCTCTCGCTCCGCACCGATCTCGGGCTCTCCGTCCGGGATGTCGCGAAGCGCGGCGGGGTCTCTCACAGCATCGTCCACGGGCTTGAGCGTGGATGGCAACAGAGCACCTCTGTCGAGCGTCTGAATCGGATCGCGAAGGGACTCGGCGTCACGTTGGCGGTCCTCATTGGCGTGGAAGAGGGCGACCGAATCGCTTCGTAA
- a CDS encoding DUF4406 domain-containing protein, producing MILVYVAGPYRAPTRWDVERNIRTAEERGLELARHGAGRIVPVIPHTMYRHFDGCLDDAFFLEGTKELLRRCDALALLPGWELSTGTRGELEEAEQLRLPIFWPTATADQAKRILEYVECVDLAQLRLLRERRRSSERKEAA from the coding sequence GTGATCCTCGTGTACGTCGCCGGCCCATACCGCGCGCCCACCCGCTGGGACGTGGAGCGCAACATCCGCACCGCGGAGGAGCGGGGCCTCGAGCTCGCCCGCCACGGCGCCGGCCGGATCGTCCCGGTCATCCCTCACACGATGTACCGCCATTTCGACGGCTGCCTCGACGACGCATTCTTCCTCGAGGGCACGAAGGAGCTGCTGCGCCGCTGCGATGCGCTCGCCCTGCTCCCGGGCTGGGAGCTGTCGACCGGCACCCGCGGCGAGCTCGAGGAAGCGGAGCAGCTGCGCCTGCCGATCTTCTGGCCCACCGCCACCGCGGACCAGGCGAAGCGGATCCTCGAGTACGTCGAGTGCGTGGACCTCGCCCAGCTCCGCCTACTGCGGGAGCGTCGCCGCTCGAGCGAGCGGAAGGAGGCTGCGTGA
- a CDS encoding phage portal protein: MGFLSSFLGSSESIRLSDPSALERLRLSGRTHAGASVDEYSAMALPTVFAAIGIIADAIAQLPLDVRQKLAGGGSREATEHPAHQMLRAEPNDDMTSFAFRNTVTGHAVGWGNGYADIERNGRGQAVALWPLLPDRTRPRKDPNTGARDFLTSVNGRAVALRPDDVLHIPGFGFDGLRGYCPITLHREALGLALATQEFGAKFFGQGGRSGGVIELPPGTTPEAAKLIKKVWTEQEGLEHSHRAKVLPDGAKYTATAVPPEEAQFLQTREFQIAEIARIFRVPLHMLQAQSKSTSWGSGIEQMSLGFVRYTLAPWIARWEQELNRKLFTPQERLDGFYVKFNVNALLRGDAKSRAEFYKLAIDASWMEPSEARELEDLDPIPGLNERPRHGAAPGARAGARRA; this comes from the coding sequence ATGGGCTTCCTCTCCAGCTTCCTCGGATCGTCCGAATCGATCCGGCTCTCCGACCCGAGCGCGCTCGAGCGCCTTCGGCTCTCCGGCCGCACGCACGCCGGCGCGTCCGTCGACGAGTACTCGGCCATGGCGCTGCCGACGGTCTTCGCCGCGATCGGCATCATCGCCGACGCGATTGCCCAGCTCCCGCTCGACGTCCGGCAGAAGCTGGCCGGCGGTGGCAGCCGGGAGGCGACCGAGCACCCGGCGCACCAGATGCTGCGCGCGGAGCCGAACGACGACATGACGTCGTTCGCCTTCCGCAACACGGTCACCGGCCACGCCGTGGGCTGGGGCAACGGCTACGCCGACATCGAGCGCAACGGCCGCGGTCAGGCCGTCGCCCTCTGGCCGCTGCTGCCGGATCGGACCCGGCCGCGGAAGGATCCGAACACCGGCGCCCGCGACTTCCTCACCAGCGTGAACGGGCGCGCGGTGGCGCTGCGGCCTGACGACGTGCTCCACATCCCGGGCTTCGGCTTTGATGGCCTGCGGGGCTACTGCCCGATCACCCTCCATCGTGAAGCGCTGGGCCTCGCCCTCGCCACGCAGGAGTTCGGGGCGAAGTTCTTCGGCCAGGGCGGGCGGAGCGGCGGCGTCATCGAGCTGCCGCCGGGGACCACGCCCGAGGCCGCGAAGCTGATCAAGAAGGTCTGGACCGAGCAGGAGGGCCTCGAGCACTCGCACCGAGCGAAGGTGCTGCCCGACGGCGCCAAGTACACCGCGACCGCGGTGCCGCCCGAGGAGGCGCAGTTCCTCCAGACGCGCGAGTTCCAGATCGCCGAGATCGCCCGGATCTTCCGCGTGCCCCTGCACATGCTGCAGGCGCAGTCGAAGTCGACGAGCTGGGGCTCTGGCATCGAGCAGATGTCGCTCGGCTTCGTCCGCTACACCCTCGCGCCGTGGATCGCCCGGTGGGAGCAGGAGCTGAACCGCAAGCTCTTCACGCCCCAGGAGCGGCTCGACGGCTTCTACGTGAAGTTCAACGTGAACGCGCTCCTCCGTGGCGATGCGAAGAGCCGCGCCGAGTTCTACAAGCTGGCGATCGATGCCAGCTGGATGGAGCCGAGCGAGGCCCGCGAGCTCGAGGATCTGGACCCGATTCCGGGCCTGAACGAGCGCCCCCGGCATGGCGCCGCTCCCGGGGCGCGAGCCGGCGCCCGCCGCGCCTGA
- a CDS encoding nucleoside triphosphate pyrophosphohydrolase family protein, with protein sequence MNWTEYQNAAERTVPSSQGRSSRLSNFALGLCGEAGEAGELVKKHLFHGAELDVERLRKELGDVLWYVATLATTAGLQLEDVAAGNIEKLRARYPDGFTAAASAARMDEAAPQPAPKATDERPTWDLVIEAARRLYLLNGAPELRSAAGEKVIERMRARDRAGREKYGTPHQAGNGRDHHRDLLEEVLDGACYATAAAVIDDEALRSLYSYVQQQLLHCALLLEAGGSWRDVRRG encoded by the coding sequence GTGAACTGGACCGAGTATCAGAACGCCGCCGAACGGACCGTGCCCTCGTCGCAGGGGCGATCCTCGCGTTTGAGCAACTTCGCCCTGGGCCTCTGCGGTGAGGCAGGCGAAGCCGGCGAGCTCGTGAAGAAGCACCTCTTCCACGGCGCCGAGCTCGACGTCGAGCGGCTGCGGAAGGAGCTGGGCGACGTGCTCTGGTACGTGGCGACCCTCGCCACCACCGCGGGGCTGCAGCTCGAGGACGTGGCCGCCGGCAACATCGAGAAGCTCCGGGCCCGCTACCCCGACGGCTTCACCGCCGCGGCCAGCGCCGCCCGGATGGACGAGGCTGCGCCGCAGCCGGCACCGAAGGCGACCGACGAGCGCCCGACCTGGGACCTGGTGATCGAGGCCGCGCGCCGGCTCTACCTGCTGAACGGTGCGCCCGAGCTGCGAAGCGCCGCCGGCGAGAAGGTGATCGAGCGCATGCGCGCCCGAGATCGCGCGGGCCGCGAGAAGTACGGGACGCCGCACCAGGCGGGCAACGGACGGGACCACCACCGCGATCTCCTCGAGGAGGTGCTCGACGGGGCCTGCTACGCAACCGCCGCCGCGGTGATCGACGACGAGGCCCTCCGCTCGCTCTACAGCTACGTGCAGCAGCAGCTCCTCCACTGCGCGCTCCTTCTCGAGGCGGGCGGGTCGTGGCGCGATGTGCGGCGGGGCTGA
- a CDS encoding ERF family protein: MESKRLKLADALAAARSEMPPAKRNAVNPEFGSSYADQAAVHDAVSPALAKYGIHYGQKVRFEHGAYWSITEFRRGNEVLEYSNPICSDPKQGSHRFESAATQAHRVCLARACGLAIGLDDDGNLASGKRRQQAQQQPRQQQERPRQEQQRQQPAALPELSVEQVSEVAQIIARIEEIEDSPTLRDYLEALKVQYPDERHPVRQHVRPQLASRLKKLDERAFAA; the protein is encoded by the coding sequence ATGGAATCCAAGCGACTCAAGCTCGCCGACGCGCTCGCAGCAGCACGCTCCGAGATGCCCCCGGCAAAGCGCAACGCAGTGAACCCCGAGTTCGGATCGAGCTACGCCGACCAGGCGGCCGTGCATGACGCGGTGAGTCCGGCGCTTGCCAAGTACGGGATCCACTACGGCCAGAAGGTGCGCTTCGAGCACGGCGCCTACTGGTCGATCACCGAGTTTCGCCGGGGCAACGAAGTCCTCGAGTACTCCAACCCCATCTGCTCCGATCCGAAGCAGGGGTCGCACCGCTTCGAGTCGGCGGCCACGCAGGCGCACCGCGTCTGCCTCGCCCGGGCGTGCGGTCTCGCGATCGGGCTGGACGACGACGGCAATCTCGCCTCCGGCAAGCGGCGCCAGCAGGCGCAGCAGCAGCCCCGCCAGCAGCAGGAGCGGCCACGGCAGGAGCAGCAGCGCCAGCAGCCCGCCGCGCTGCCCGAGCTCTCCGTCGAGCAGGTCTCCGAGGTGGCGCAGATCATCGCGCGGATCGAGGAGATCGAGGATTCGCCCACGCTCCGCGACTACCTCGAGGCGCTCAAGGTCCAGTACCCGGACGAGCGCCACCCGGTGCGCCAGCACGTGCGGCCGCAGCTCGCCTCGCGCCTGAAGAAGCTGGACGAGAGGGCCTTCGCGGCGTGA
- a CDS encoding tyrosine-type recombinase/integrase: protein MGVYRKKGRLYIRYKDAKGRWRSDATGLPLGEEQAAERMLRQVEDAIASQTELGLDEATIAGWAPKWIERRKARGLSMAKADEQRLRLYILPELGAMRLDELKTRHVRRFVELMSTRPSAMGGKLAPRSVRHIYGTLRQLMADATREDLIERNPCDLGRGDLPSVADKDPEWRGGAVFTRAELELLISSPEVPMDRRVIYALAGAAGLRWGEVAALRWRSYDPSSEPLGRLTISAAHSRHRGTVGKTKTGAVRHVPVHPTLAAVLAGWKLHGWQEMVGRQPEADDWIVPSRELGEEDEVRLRSGVRALRRLHDDLARLGLRQRRLHDLRRTMISLAQDDGASPEVLRWITHTPASADIVASYTTLRWRTLCEAIAKVSLQISDAARYPVVTPLRAKEKTP from the coding sequence ATGGGCGTCTACCGCAAGAAGGGCCGTCTCTACATCCGCTACAAGGACGCGAAGGGCAGGTGGCGCAGCGACGCCACCGGCCTGCCGCTCGGCGAGGAGCAGGCCGCCGAGCGGATGCTGCGCCAGGTGGAGGACGCGATCGCCTCGCAGACCGAGCTGGGGCTCGACGAGGCGACGATCGCGGGCTGGGCGCCGAAGTGGATCGAGCGCCGGAAGGCGCGCGGCCTCTCGATGGCGAAGGCCGACGAGCAGCGGCTGCGGCTCTACATCCTGCCGGAGCTGGGCGCCATGCGCCTCGATGAGCTGAAGACGCGGCACGTCCGCCGGTTCGTGGAGTTGATGTCCACCCGCCCCAGCGCCATGGGCGGCAAGCTCGCCCCGCGGTCGGTGCGGCACATCTACGGGACCCTCCGCCAGCTGATGGCGGACGCCACCCGGGAGGATCTGATCGAGCGGAACCCCTGCGACCTGGGGCGCGGCGATCTACCCAGCGTCGCGGACAAGGATCCGGAGTGGCGCGGAGGCGCCGTGTTCACCCGGGCGGAGCTCGAGCTGCTCATCTCCTCCCCCGAGGTGCCGATGGATCGGCGCGTGATCTACGCGCTGGCCGGCGCCGCAGGCCTGCGGTGGGGGGAGGTGGCGGCGCTGCGCTGGCGGTCCTACGACCCCAGCTCGGAGCCGCTCGGCAGGCTCACGATCTCGGCGGCGCACTCGCGCCACCGGGGGACCGTGGGCAAGACGAAGACCGGGGCCGTGCGCCACGTCCCGGTGCACCCCACCCTGGCCGCGGTGCTCGCCGGCTGGAAGCTGCACGGCTGGCAGGAAATGGTGGGGCGGCAGCCGGAGGCCGACGACTGGATCGTGCCCTCGCGCGAGCTCGGCGAGGAGGACGAGGTGCGCCTTCGGTCCGGGGTGCGCGCCCTCCGCCGGCTGCACGATGACCTCGCGCGGCTGGGCCTGCGGCAGCGCCGCCTGCACGACCTGCGGCGGACCATGATCTCGCTCGCCCAGGACGACGGCGCCAGCCCCGAGGTGCTTCGCTGGATCACCCACACGCCCGCGAGCGCCGACATCGTGGCGAGCTACACCACCCTGCGGTGGCGCACCCTCTGCGAGGCGATCGCCAAGGTTTCCCTGCAAATCAGCGATGCGGCTCGTTACCCCGTCGTTACCCCGCTGCGGGCCAAAGAAAAAACCCCGTAA
- a CDS encoding HNH endonuclease, translating into MRKGSRCPAHERAGFLEQDERARYDRQRGTAAQRGYDAAWRRLRDGVLREEPLCRACEGEGRVAVATLVDHIEPIWKAPRLRLVRSNLQPLCDAHHAAKTRQDGSYG; encoded by the coding sequence GTGCGCAAGGGCTCGCGCTGCCCAGCACACGAGCGCGCCGGCTTCCTCGAGCAGGACGAGCGGGCCCGCTACGACCGCCAGCGCGGGACCGCAGCTCAACGCGGCTACGACGCTGCGTGGCGGCGCCTACGCGACGGCGTGCTGCGCGAGGAGCCGCTCTGCCGCGCCTGCGAGGGCGAGGGCAGGGTCGCGGTGGCAACGCTGGTCGACCACATCGAGCCCATCTGGAAGGCGCCGCGCCTTCGCCTGGTGCGCTCGAACCTGCAGCCGCTCTGCGACGCGCACCACGCGGCCAAGACGCGGCAGGACGGCAGCTACGGCTGA
- a CDS encoding DNA N-6-adenine-methyltransferase, with amino-acid sequence MNAAEGNAAVDVTAAAEPRERTNNDLTTPIDFLEPLAELGKVYLDPCSNEWSIVGAEVELDGSSPERDGLFADWKAIAAGRLVFVNPPYGRGHLRPWARKIVQAAAAGCEIVVLIPVSPSTLWWQTLRQKADAMVFLHQRLSFGGGKHGTGQFDSAAFYFGRRPYLFAHAFQQRGDVVVFR; translated from the coding sequence ATGAACGCAGCGGAGGGGAACGCCGCGGTCGACGTGACCGCAGCAGCAGAGCCGCGCGAGCGGACGAACAACGACCTGACGACGCCCATCGACTTCCTCGAGCCGCTCGCCGAGCTCGGGAAGGTCTACCTCGATCCCTGCAGCAACGAGTGGTCGATCGTCGGCGCCGAGGTGGAGCTCGACGGCAGCTCGCCGGAGAGGGACGGCCTCTTCGCCGACTGGAAGGCGATCGCCGCGGGGCGGCTGGTCTTCGTGAACCCGCCCTACGGCCGCGGCCACCTGCGCCCGTGGGCCCGCAAGATCGTGCAGGCCGCCGCCGCGGGCTGCGAGATCGTGGTCCTGATCCCGGTTTCGCCGTCGACGCTCTGGTGGCAGACGCTCCGCCAGAAGGCCGACGCGATGGTCTTCCTCCACCAGCGCCTTTCGTTCGGCGGCGGCAAGCACGGCACCGGGCAGTTTGACTCGGCCGCCTTCTACTTCGGCCGCCGGCCCTACCTCTTCGCCCACGCCTTTCAGCAGCGTGGAGACGTGGTGGTGTTTCGATGA
- a CDS encoding helix-turn-helix domain-containing protein gives MAKAGDEKPTPGVVGRNLARILEELGKKPTWLSRLSGVPRSTITSILSGASPEASVETTRKLAQALGRPTDALLKEPGAELPPHGTTPLESALSEFLASKWADYLQPRPQPEDLAWLRSLSSVFWLDVPPNPEALHHLIKARRAGLI, from the coding sequence GTGGCCAAAGCAGGCGATGAAAAGCCGACACCTGGTGTCGTAGGGCGAAATCTCGCTCGCATCCTCGAGGAGCTCGGGAAGAAGCCGACGTGGCTTTCCCGCCTCTCCGGGGTGCCGCGTTCGACCATCACGAGCATCCTCTCCGGCGCTTCGCCCGAGGCCTCCGTCGAAACCACGCGCAAGCTCGCCCAGGCCCTCGGGCGGCCGACGGATGCGCTGCTGAAGGAGCCCGGCGCCGAGCTGCCGCCCCATGGGACGACGCCCCTCGAGAGCGCGCTCTCCGAGTTCTTGGCGTCTAAGTGGGCGGATTACCTGCAGCCCCGGCCCCAGCCAGAGGATCTCGCCTGGCTGCGCTCGCTCTCGTCCGTCTTCTGGCTGGACGTGCCGCCCAACCCGGAAGCGCTGCACCACCTGATCAAGGCGCGCCGAGCGGGGCTGATCTAA
- a CDS encoding Bro-N domain-containing protein codes for MSLPAKIESAFEGQTLVTFTVNGRPCWIARDVGALLGYADDGRRLPSKIAGDWSEELIEGQDFAILTGSELEAFKQAALDTESVPSRAPSLLLLFETGLHLVCLKTRSEVGRKLRRFLADEVLPQLVRTGEYSPEVSLADEERRTKRADLLFAIVGKLEQHGNLSPASKAELYARCYREATGEDAPALLPVVDSHPHTCTSVGAALGISHIKVGKIAREIGIWNRAPYCEVRLSKSRHSDRQVEQTFFSEDGKRLIEAARRGRGAA; via the coding sequence ATGAGCCTCCCCGCCAAGATCGAGTCCGCCTTCGAGGGGCAGACCCTCGTGACCTTCACGGTCAACGGCCGGCCCTGCTGGATCGCCCGGGACGTCGGCGCGCTCCTCGGCTACGCCGACGACGGCCGCCGCCTCCCGAGCAAGATCGCCGGCGACTGGAGCGAGGAGCTGATCGAGGGGCAGGACTTCGCGATCCTCACCGGCTCGGAGCTCGAGGCCTTCAAGCAGGCGGCACTCGACACCGAATCGGTGCCGAGTCGCGCGCCCTCGCTCCTGCTGCTCTTCGAGACCGGCCTGCACCTGGTCTGCTTGAAGACCCGTAGCGAGGTGGGGCGGAAGCTGCGCCGCTTCCTCGCCGACGAGGTGCTGCCGCAGCTGGTGCGGACGGGCGAGTACAGCCCCGAGGTGAGCCTCGCCGACGAGGAGCGCCGGACGAAGCGCGCCGACCTGCTCTTCGCCATCGTCGGCAAGCTCGAGCAGCACGGCAACCTCTCCCCCGCCAGCAAGGCCGAGCTCTACGCCCGCTGCTACCGGGAGGCGACCGGAGAGGACGCCCCGGCGCTCCTGCCCGTCGTCGACTCCCACCCGCACACCTGCACCAGCGTCGGCGCCGCCCTGGGGATCTCGCACATCAAGGTGGGGAAGATCGCCCGAGAGATCGGGATCTGGAACCGCGCGCCCTACTGCGAGGTGCGCCTCTCGAAGAGCCGGCACAGCGACCGCCAGGTGGAGCAGACCTTCTTCAGCGAGGACGGCAAGCGGCTGATCGAGGCAGCGCGCCGGGGCAGGGGGGCGGCATGA
- a CDS encoding S49 family peptidase — MKSYPRTVAAVLAEPWAILPEKLEAIAELIQLKADGVMLSDEQIEARLAGSKVASVARRAGDVAVLPVTGVISQRMNLLTEFSGGTSTEKLAANLRSALADDSIKAIVLDVDSPGGAVSGVEELAAEIQGARGGKPIIASINSLAASAAYWIASAADEVTITPGGQAGSIGVYTMHVDQSVALETAGVRPTLVSAGKFKTEGNPFGPLSEEARNAMQARVDEYYGLFVDAVARGRGVRSSDVRSGFGEGRTVGAKEAVAQGMADRIETLQQTLARLGVRGGLGVRGPARAEETQPAPRATAFGRLRRQIELDDEM, encoded by the coding sequence ATGAAAAGCTACCCCCGGACCGTGGCGGCCGTGCTGGCCGAGCCGTGGGCGATCCTCCCGGAGAAGCTCGAGGCGATCGCCGAGCTCATCCAGCTGAAGGCCGACGGCGTGATGCTCTCCGACGAGCAGATCGAGGCGCGGCTCGCAGGCTCGAAGGTCGCCTCGGTGGCCCGCCGAGCTGGCGACGTGGCGGTGCTCCCGGTCACCGGCGTGATCTCCCAGCGGATGAACCTGCTGACCGAGTTCTCGGGCGGCACCTCCACCGAGAAGCTCGCAGCGAACCTCCGCAGTGCGCTGGCCGACGACTCGATCAAGGCGATCGTCCTGGACGTCGACTCCCCTGGCGGCGCGGTCTCCGGCGTCGAGGAGCTCGCCGCCGAGATCCAAGGGGCGCGGGGCGGCAAGCCGATCATCGCCTCCATCAACTCGCTCGCCGCCTCGGCCGCTTACTGGATCGCCAGCGCGGCCGACGAGGTGACCATCACCCCGGGCGGCCAGGCGGGGAGCATCGGCGTCTACACCATGCACGTCGACCAGTCGGTGGCCCTCGAGACCGCCGGCGTGCGGCCGACCCTGGTGAGCGCCGGCAAGTTCAAGACCGAGGGGAACCCCTTCGGCCCGCTCTCTGAAGAGGCCCGCAACGCCATGCAGGCCCGGGTCGACGAGTACTACGGCCTGTTCGTCGACGCGGTGGCCCGCGGCCGCGGCGTGCGCTCGAGCGACGTTCGCAGCGGCTTCGGCGAGGGCCGGACCGTGGGCGCGAAGGAAGCCGTCGCCCAGGGCATGGCCGACCGGATCGAGACCCTGCAGCAGACGCTCGCGCGCCTGGGCGTGCGCGGCGGTCTCGGGGTTCGTGGGCCCGCGCGCGCCGAGGAGACGCAGCCCGCACCCCGGGCGACGGCGTTCGGCCGCTTGCGCCGCCAGATCGAGCTCGACGACGAGATGTAG